A genomic stretch from Halichoerus grypus chromosome 7, mHalGry1.hap1.1, whole genome shotgun sequence includes:
- the RIT1 gene encoding GTP-binding protein Rit1, protein MEPGPRPAGSSCGSPAGLSREYKLVMLGAGGVGKSAMTMQFISHRFPEDHDPTIEDAYKIRIRIDDEPANLDILDTAGQAEFTAMRDQYMRAGEGFIICYSITDRRSFHEVREFKQLIYRVRRTDDTPVVLVGNKSDLKQLRQVTKEEGLALAREFSCPFFETSAAYRYYIDDVFHALVREIRRKEKEAVLAMEKKSKPKTSVWKRLKSPFRKKKDSVT, encoded by the exons ATGGAGCCGGGGCCGCGCCCCGCCGGCAGCAGCTGCGGCAGCCCCGCGGGCCTCTCCCGGGAGTACAAGCTGGTGATGCTGGGCGCCGGCGGCGTGGGGAAAAGCG CCATGACCATGCAGTTCATCAGCCACCGATTTCCAGAAGATCACGACCCCACCATCG AAGATGCTTATAAAATCCGGATCCGTATTGATGATGAGCCTGCCAACCTGGACATTTTGGATACGGCTGGACAG GCAGAGTTTACAGCCATGCGGGATCAGTATATGAGGGCAGGAGAAGGGTTTATCATCTGTTACTCTATCACCGATCGTCGAAGTTTCCATGAAGTTCGGGAATTTAAGCAGCTTATTTACAGAGTTCGACGCACTGATGATACACCTGTGGTCCTGGTGGGAAATAAGTCTGACCTGAAGCAGCTAAGACAG gtcacCAAAGAAGAAGGACTGGCTTTGGCGCGAGAATTCAGCTGTCCCTTTTTTGAGACGTCCGCTGCATACCGCTACTACATTGATGATGTGTTCCATGCCCTTGTACGGGAGATACgtaggaaggagaaggaggcagtGCTGGCCATGGAGAAGAAATCTAAACCCAAAACCAGTGTGTGGAAGCGGCTGAAATCACCATTCCGGAAGAAGAAGGACTCCGTAACCTGA